The Streptomyces sp. HUAS CB01 genome has a segment encoding these proteins:
- a CDS encoding NADH-quinone oxidoreductase subunit N, which translates to MTLAAAPQALAAPVVQSVDWLAIAPPTIAAVAALLILVADLFVAERKKAFLGYAAIASLAVAVVSLLPLRKADRSTFCLTTAPDVCSYTADRFTLVIQFLVLGGALVTALISVTETRKRLPAGEYWFLLLSSAAGAALLPAARDLATLVVALEVASLPAFALVGLRRGDRMSSEAALKFFLSSVTATAVMLLGVSFVYATTGSLHLTRIASRMDDVPGQLDTLAQAGVALTLVGFAFKTAAVPFHFWVPDTYVGAPLPVAAYLSVIGKAVGFSGLILVTVIAFPAHADVWGPAVAVLAALTMTAGNVAAVRQSPTRANSAVRLLAWSSVGQAGYILVPIAAAAWSGDVRIGSTVAYALMYAVVNLGAFAVVALVARTEPLNRIADYRGLYATRPVTALALAFFLLCLAGLPPGVIGLFAKVTVFSAAVDAGLGWLAVVMAVNVVIALYYYLQWTAQLFRAPEGAAEGAPEALEGAAPARRRAPALVTAAIALTAAAGVLLSGWPQLVLRFASVDLF; encoded by the coding sequence ATGACCCTGGCCGCCGCACCGCAGGCGCTCGCCGCGCCCGTCGTCCAGTCCGTCGACTGGCTCGCGATCGCCCCGCCCACCATCGCCGCGGTGGCCGCCCTGCTCATCCTGGTCGCCGACCTCTTCGTGGCCGAGCGGAAGAAGGCGTTCCTCGGCTACGCGGCCATCGCCTCCCTCGCGGTCGCCGTCGTCTCGCTCCTGCCGCTGCGCAAGGCCGACCGCTCCACGTTCTGCCTGACCACGGCCCCCGACGTGTGCAGCTACACGGCGGACCGGTTCACGCTCGTCATCCAGTTCCTGGTGCTGGGCGGCGCCCTCGTCACCGCCCTGATCTCCGTCACCGAGACCAGGAAACGGCTGCCCGCGGGGGAGTACTGGTTCCTGCTGCTGTCCTCGGCCGCCGGAGCGGCCCTGCTGCCCGCCGCGCGGGACCTGGCCACCCTCGTCGTCGCCCTCGAGGTCGCCTCGCTCCCCGCGTTCGCGCTGGTCGGCCTGCGCCGCGGCGACCGGATGTCCAGCGAGGCCGCGCTCAAGTTCTTCCTGTCGTCGGTCACGGCCACCGCCGTGATGCTGCTGGGCGTCAGCTTCGTGTACGCGACGACCGGCAGCCTGCACCTGACCCGGATCGCGTCCCGCATGGACGACGTCCCCGGCCAGCTCGACACCCTGGCGCAGGCCGGTGTCGCGCTCACCCTCGTCGGCTTCGCCTTCAAGACGGCGGCCGTGCCGTTCCACTTCTGGGTGCCCGACACCTACGTGGGCGCGCCGCTGCCCGTCGCCGCGTACCTCTCCGTCATCGGCAAGGCCGTCGGCTTCTCCGGCCTGATCCTGGTCACCGTCATCGCCTTCCCCGCCCACGCGGACGTGTGGGGCCCGGCCGTCGCCGTGCTCGCGGCCCTCACGATGACCGCGGGCAACGTCGCGGCCGTGCGCCAGTCGCCCACCCGTGCGAACAGCGCCGTACGGCTGCTGGCCTGGTCCTCCGTGGGGCAGGCGGGCTACATCCTGGTCCCGATCGCCGCGGCCGCCTGGTCCGGTGACGTCCGGATCGGCTCCACCGTCGCGTACGCCCTCATGTACGCCGTCGTGAACCTCGGCGCCTTCGCCGTGGTCGCCCTGGTCGCCCGCACCGAGCCGCTGAACCGGATCGCCGACTACCGCGGCCTGTACGCGACCCGCCCCGTGACCGCTCTGGCGCTGGCCTTCTTCCTGCTCTGCCTGGCCGGGCTGCCGCCCGGCGTCATCGGTCTCTTCGCCAAGGTCACGGTGTTCTCGGCCGCGGTCGACGCCGGCCTCGGCTGGCTCGCCGTCGTCATGGCCGTGAACGTGGTGATCGCGCTCTACTACTACCTGCAGTGGACCGCCCAGCTCTTCCGGGCGCCCGAGGGGGCGGCCGAAGGGGCGCCCGAGGCCCTGGAGGGCGCCGCTCCGGCGCGGCGCCGCGCCCCGGCGCTGGTCACCGCCGCCATCGCCCTCACCGCCGCCGCGGGCGTCCTGCTGTCCGGCTGGCCGCAGCTGGTGCTGCGCTTCGCCTCGGTCGACCTGTTCTGA
- the mscL gene encoding large conductance mechanosensitive channel protein MscL has translation MLSGFKDFILRGNVITMAIGLAVGSAFTAVVTGLTNAFITPLIGVATQGAGDFSKAAFTVQGVKFPYGLFISASIAFLITAAVLYFCVVVPMLKVQNRFTKEEPAGIKAAVRDCPRCYTEIPAIASRCGHCTSDVEPLPEALEKAGLLPSQR, from the coding sequence GTGCTGAGCGGGTTCAAGGACTTCATCCTCCGCGGAAACGTGATCACGATGGCGATCGGCCTCGCCGTCGGCTCCGCCTTCACGGCGGTCGTCACGGGGCTCACCAACGCCTTCATCACCCCGCTGATCGGCGTGGCCACACAGGGCGCCGGCGACTTCAGCAAGGCGGCCTTCACGGTCCAGGGGGTGAAGTTCCCCTACGGCCTCTTCATCAGCGCGAGCATCGCCTTCCTGATCACCGCGGCGGTGCTCTACTTCTGCGTCGTCGTGCCGATGCTGAAGGTGCAGAACCGCTTCACCAAGGAGGAGCCGGCCGGTATCAAGGCGGCGGTGCGCGACTGCCCGCGCTGCTACACCGAGATCCCCGCGATCGCCAGCCGCTGCGGCCACTGCACCAGCGACGTGGAGCCCCTCCCCGAGGCACTGGAGAAGGCCGGCCTGCTCCCGTCCCAGCGCTGA